A stretch of the Actinoalloteichus fjordicus genome encodes the following:
- a CDS encoding D-2-hydroxyacid dehydrogenase, producing the protein MSPLARPVVAVLHDGTDVLPPSTELDQLADVRPAVAAELADVLPGADVLLAWDFSSGAVERAWHAVDSLRWVHTASAGVDRLLFPALLQDSDIVLTNSRGVFDQPIAEYVLGLVLAFAKDLPTTVDLQREHRWQHRETERIAGRRALVIGTGPIGRATGRLLRAAGLLVEGVGRRAREDDPDLGRVHASEDLLTALPDADFIVCAAPLTPATRGMIDAAALAAMRPDARFINVGRGALVVEDDLIAALGTGGLAGAALDVVASEPLSSDSPLWTMPGVVISPHMSGDVKGWRSELLALFLANLRRYRDGEALDNVVDKARGYVTTG; encoded by the coding sequence ATGTCGCCACTCGCCCGCCCGGTCGTCGCCGTCCTCCACGACGGCACCGACGTACTGCCGCCGTCGACCGAACTCGACCAGCTCGCCGACGTCCGACCCGCCGTCGCAGCCGAACTGGCGGACGTGCTGCCCGGCGCCGACGTGCTGTTGGCCTGGGATTTCTCTTCCGGCGCCGTCGAGCGAGCCTGGCATGCCGTCGACTCGCTGCGCTGGGTGCACACCGCGAGTGCGGGCGTGGACCGGCTGCTGTTCCCCGCTCTCCTCCAGGACTCCGACATCGTGCTCACCAACTCGCGGGGGGTCTTCGACCAGCCGATCGCCGAGTACGTGCTCGGCCTGGTCCTCGCCTTCGCCAAGGACCTGCCCACCACCGTCGACCTGCAACGGGAACACCGGTGGCAGCACCGCGAGACCGAGCGCATCGCAGGCCGCCGAGCCCTGGTCATCGGCACCGGCCCCATCGGACGAGCCACCGGCAGACTGTTGCGGGCGGCGGGACTGCTCGTCGAGGGAGTGGGACGCCGGGCGCGGGAGGACGACCCGGACCTGGGCCGAGTGCACGCCAGCGAGGACCTGCTCACCGCCCTGCCCGATGCCGACTTCATCGTCTGCGCGGCCCCGCTCACCCCGGCGACCCGAGGGATGATCGACGCCGCCGCGCTGGCCGCGATGCGGCCGGACGCGCGCTTCATCAACGTCGGGCGCGGCGCGCTGGTCGTGGAGGACGACCTGATCGCCGCGCTGGGGACGGGCGGACTGGCCGGAGCGGCCCTCGACGTCGTCGCCTCGGAGCCGCTGTCCTCGGACTCTCCGCTGTGGACGATGCCCGGCGTCGTCATCTCGCCGCACATGTCAGGGGACGTCAAGGGCTGGCGTTCTGAACTGCTGGCGCTCTTCCTGGCCAATCTTCGCCGGTACCGCGACGGCGAGGCGCTCGACAACGTGGTCGACAAGGCCAGGGGCTACGTCACCACCGGATGA
- a CDS encoding DUF3830 family protein, with product MPRYIQIELTKRGVSCVAELLDKDAPLTCEAVWQALPQGGDIYHAKYARNEVYTMVPRFAEVPPGLENPTVTPIPGDVMYFDFAGGMLDRRFKEEKDIHELPGVIDLAIFYGRNNLLLNGDVGWVPGNVYATIVEGLEQMAEACNDVWRSGAVGERLVYRRHAD from the coding sequence ATGCCCCGATACATCCAGATCGAGCTCACCAAGCGCGGCGTGTCCTGTGTGGCCGAGCTACTGGACAAGGACGCCCCGCTGACCTGCGAGGCCGTCTGGCAGGCGCTGCCCCAGGGCGGCGACATCTACCACGCGAAGTACGCGCGCAACGAGGTCTACACGATGGTGCCGCGCTTCGCGGAGGTGCCGCCGGGGCTGGAGAACCCGACCGTCACGCCCATCCCCGGCGACGTGATGTATTTCGACTTCGCGGGCGGCATGCTGGATCGCCGCTTCAAGGAGGAGAAGGACATCCACGAGCTGCCCGGCGTGATCGATCTCGCGATCTTCTACGGGCGGAACAACCTGCTGCTCAACGGGGACGTCGGCTGGGTGCCCGGCAACGTCTACGCGACGATCGTCGAGGGCCTGGAGCAGATGGCCGAGGCGTGCAACGACGTCTGGCGGTCCGGCGCGGTCGGCGAGCGCCTGGTCTACCGCAGGCACGCGGATTGA
- a CDS encoding maleate cis-trans isomerase family protein — protein MAAEAFGTVDGPYPDDGIGIVAPFDFALDRELWRWVPDQVTLHMTRVPYVPVPVTVEMAAMISDEQAVHGATRDLLTPEPKVVAYACTSGSFVNGSLGEHALTTIMLEAGAPAAVTTSGALVEALRVLGVGKVAIATPYIGAINDRLSTFLGEYDIEAVSCQGLGLLGQIWKVSYQEVMEIVRAADRPEAEAMFVSCTNLPTYDIIPLLERALGKPVLTANQVTMWGALRLLNRESVAVDQLLFRQAHLPAA, from the coding sequence ATGGCGGCCGAGGCTTTCGGAACGGTCGACGGCCCGTACCCGGACGACGGGATCGGGATCGTCGCGCCGTTCGACTTCGCGCTCGATCGCGAGCTGTGGCGCTGGGTGCCCGATCAGGTCACCCTGCACATGACCAGGGTCCCCTACGTCCCGGTGCCGGTCACCGTGGAGATGGCGGCCATGATCAGCGACGAGCAGGCAGTGCACGGGGCGACCCGTGATCTGCTCACGCCTGAGCCCAAGGTGGTCGCCTACGCCTGCACCTCGGGCAGCTTCGTGAACGGGTCGCTCGGCGAGCACGCCTTGACCACGATCATGCTGGAGGCGGGTGCGCCCGCCGCCGTCACCACCTCCGGCGCCCTGGTCGAGGCGCTGCGCGTGCTGGGGGTAGGCAAGGTGGCGATCGCCACCCCGTACATCGGGGCGATCAACGACCGGTTGAGCACTTTCCTCGGCGAGTACGACATCGAGGCGGTCTCCTGTCAGGGCCTCGGGCTGCTCGGCCAGATCTGGAAGGTGTCCTACCAGGAGGTCATGGAGATCGTGCGTGCGGCGGACCGGCCCGAGGCGGAGGCGATGTTCGTGAGCTGCACGAACCTGCCCACCTACGACATCATTCCGCTGCTGGAGCGTGCGCTGGGCAAGCCGGTGCTCACCGCGAACCAGGTGACCATGTGGGGCGCATTGCGCCTGCTCAACAGGGAGTCGGTGGCCGTGGACCAGCTTCTCTTCCGGCAGGCGCATCTCCCGGCGGCCTGA